The following DNA comes from Candidatus Hydrogenedentota bacterium.
ACATCCTCGACCAGATCGAACAAGGAGGCCCGGAGGCCATCGCCGCAAAGGTCGACTGGGCGATGAAATACGCCATTTATGCCAGCCTCTTGAAAATGGAGGGATGGACTTGGGACACACTCCGGGCCTGGTCAAAGATCGCGCAACAGCTCGGGGGCGCGCTCCAGCACATACCGCCCGACCAGCCCACGAGCGCCGGCGTGCAACGGTTGCTCGCCACGGACAGTCAGGCAGCGGCCCGTATCAGGCGCCTGACCCCCTCCCTGCACCGTCAAGGGCTGGACTGGGATGGGCTGGGGCAGTTCCTGAACCTGCGCTTGAAGTTCTTCGAGGTGGATACCCGTTTCGGCCAGCTTGGCGAAGACGGCCTCTTCTCTTCGATGGACCGCGACGGAATTCTCGACCACCGCATGCCCGAAATCAGCCACATTGAAGCCGCGGCAACGGAGCCGCCCGAGACCACGCGCGCCGCACTGCGCGGCAAATGGATTAAGGAACTGGTCACGGTCGGCAATTCCAGCGCCGATTGGACCGGTGTGTATAACGGCAGCACGCAAAAATGGCTGGACCTGTCGGACCCGCTCTGCACCAGCGAAACGTGGAAGACCAACGACGACCGGCTGGGCTTCATGGCCGCCCAACTCGGCATACCGCCCGTCCCTGAGAGCTTCCGGCGGCGCGAGGAGCGCCAGCCCGCCCCCGACGAGACGCTGGGCCGGTTCCACATCGGGGACCGCGTCGTCCTTGGCCGTCACGAACCGGTAGGCGGCAGCGAGAATTGGAATTCGGACATGGAGCAGTATGTCGGGCGCACCGCCACCGTGCTGCGGATAGTGGGCCTCGACTCGTCCGGATGCGAAGTGGTGCGCGTCGACATCGACCAGGGCCGTTACGTCTGGCGCGCGCGCAACCTGACGCATGCGCATGAAGACGTGGCCTGAGAAGGAGTTTCCCATGCAATCGCTCACCCGCCGTCTCGCAAGATGCTTGAAGCAACTACAGGTCTCCGTCGACCATACGGAGCAGGACGACACCCTGCTGCGGCATGTGCCCGCGCACGAAGGCCATTTCTCAAAGGCCTCGACCAACGTGCTCCTGAAACACGTGCCTGACCGGGCGGCCACGCTCGTGCTCGTCGACGTGGACATCGAGTATACGGGCGAGAACGCTGAGATCGCGCGGCTGTTTGCGAGCGGATGGCATTCCGCCGGCTGGAAAGCGCTGTTTCTTGAACCCGACGCGCCACGCTCCCGCGACAACGCGATCAAGCGGATCCTGAACCTGCTCGGGGCGGAGGGTCAGGACCCCGTGCTCGACGCGCCCGCGCCGCCTGCCGCCGCGCGCGATGCCGCGAAGGCGGGCCTCGTGGCGGGTATTTCCGACAACCTCACGCAGCAGGGCCGGGCTGGGAACGGCCGGCCCTGCCTTGGACGCGACGAGGTCGTGATCGAAGTGGCGTCCTGCATGCGGCGATGGGGCGAGGCGCGCCTCGCGCTGGTCGTGGGCGAATCCGGCACTGGCAAGACAGCCCTGTTGCACGGCGTAGCCGCCGTGCTGGCGGCGCGTGCGCCCGAAACGGAATTGTTCGTGCTGAACCTCGAACGGCTGTTCTCGGGCGCCGCATACGAAAGCGAGCGGGAAAACCTGCTCAGCGCCCTCTTTCAGGACATGCAGGAGCATCCGCAAAGAATACTCGCTCTGGAACACGCGGAACTCGCCGTGTGCGACATGCGCTACGGGCCGCTGCTCCTCGCGAACGCGCTCGACCGGGGCATTGCGCTGGCCGGCCTCATTCTGCCGCGCTATCAGCGCTTCTTCCTCGATGCGCCTCTCCGGCGGCGCGTACACGTCATCACGCTGGACGAGCCGCCCTATGAGACGGCTGTGGCCATGGCCGCCGCGCATGCGCCGGCCATCGCCGCGCACCACGGCGTGACCATCGATAGCCATCTCGCGCACGCCGCCACGGCGGCCGCCGAACCGCTGCCCGGGGCTTTGCCCGGCAAGGCCATCACACTCCTGGACGCCGCCGCCGCCCGCGCCGCTGTCAAGGGCGTCGCCGTCGTGGGACTTGAAGATATCTACTTTGCGGCCCGGCGCGCGCAGGCGTGCGAACCCGCGCAGGACGAGGAGTCATGAGGGGAAACATGACCGGAGCAGCAACAAAATACGGGCTCTCCGTCCCGCGTGACGTTCGCAACCTCCCGCGCGCCGGGTCCGGCAACCCCCGCCTCTGTGAGTCCCCTGCTTCCGTGCAAGTCTCTTCTCCGTCTCGCACGGCGACAGGCTGCACGGAAGTCGTGGCTTCTGGAAGAGCCGTCTTACCCATGATGGAACAGCACGGATAAGACGTCCCTCCCGCACGGGCATCCTCTTCTTCCCCAGGTTCCCGGTGTGCTCCGTGGCGTGTGCTTATTCCATGCCCGGGCAGAAACCGTCTTCGGTGCCTGTGCCGGGACAATAGTAATAGCCGCCGGAATTGTAGAACTGGATCAGGCGCAACAGTTCGGTTAGCGTGATGGTCCAGCTCGGGCCTTCCGCGTAATCCGACGAATGGGGCGCGCAACCGTGATTTGCGCCCGCACCGGGCACGTAGCCGTCTTCGGTGTCACCGGGATTGTCCGCGCAGTGCAACCCGCCGGAGTTATAGAACTGAATCACGCGCAGAAGCTCCGTAAGTTCAATCTGTCCGTCACCGTTTTGATCCGCACTGTGCTGTGCAGGCGGCTCGCCTTCGCCTTCCCCTTCGCCTTCCCCTTCCCCTTCGCCTTCCCCTTCGCCTTCCCCTTCGCCTTCCCCTTCGCCTTCCCCTTCCCCTTCGCCTTCCCCTTCGCCCTCGCCTTCCCCTGGAATGCCGCCGAACTCGTAGGCGCCCATATCGACAATCGGGGGCGTGCCCAAACCTGTGTCCGGCGTTGCGGGGTCATCGGCAAAGCGGAGGTTGCCGCCGAGGTCGACAACGATGTAACCGGGAAACACGCTGTTTTCGCCCGCGTCGATACCCG
Coding sequences within:
- a CDS encoding proteasome accessory factor PafA2 family protein, yielding MAESVMGVETEYMFSAFYHGGMRVEQSDAMGMLFHTAERVLRHLPGAGVGGLFLENASRFYIDCGGHPEIAGPEVTTPWDVVRFQLGADCIMLRLAENLVRENPTIQAANVYRNNIGYDPSVSQATWGCHESYMHSFNPDDLPKELVSHLASRVIFTGGGGFNNLSVGAEFFLSPRVPHLCHVISFHSTNSRGIYHTKDEPLARSGHRLHLYCGESLHSQEAAVLRHGTTALVLAMTSAGRRPAEGIRLRAPLEAMRTFAADPSCTALVETENGRLVRALDVQRHYLEQAEMAVGEPFMPSWAGHICEMWRNILDQIEQGGPEAIAAKVDWAMKYAIYASLLKMEGWTWDTLRAWSKIAQQLGGALQHIPPDQPTSAGVQRLLATDSQAAARIRRLTPSLHRQGLDWDGLGQFLNLRLKFFEVDTRFGQLGEDGLFSSMDRDGILDHRMPEISHIEAAATEPPETTRAALRGKWIKELVTVGNSSADWTGVYNGSTQKWLDLSDPLCTSETWKTNDDRLGFMAAQLGIPPVPESFRRREERQPAPDETLGRFHIGDRVVLGRHEPVGGSENWNSDMEQYVGRTATVLRIVGLDSSGCEVVRVDIDQGRYVWRARNLTHAHEDVA
- a CDS encoding AAA family ATPase; amino-acid sequence: MQSLTRRLARCLKQLQVSVDHTEQDDTLLRHVPAHEGHFSKASTNVLLKHVPDRAATLVLVDVDIEYTGENAEIARLFASGWHSAGWKALFLEPDAPRSRDNAIKRILNLLGAEGQDPVLDAPAPPAAARDAAKAGLVAGISDNLTQQGRAGNGRPCLGRDEVVIEVASCMRRWGEARLALVVGESGTGKTALLHGVAAVLAARAPETELFVLNLERLFSGAAYESERENLLSALFQDMQEHPQRILALEHAELAVCDMRYGPLLLANALDRGIALAGLILPRYQRFFLDAPLRRRVHVITLDEPPYETAVAMAAAHAPAIAAHHGVTIDSHLAHAATAAAEPLPGALPGKAITLLDAAAARAAVKGVAVVGLEDIYFAARRAQACEPAQDEES